In the genome of Podospora pseudocomata strain CBS 415.72m chromosome 2 map unlocalized CBS415.72m_2.2, whole genome shotgun sequence, one region contains:
- the SGT1 gene encoding Cochaperone protein (BUSCO:EOG09264LH2; COG:T; EggNog:ENOG503P0UK), with product MAATSYAYRGLEAVEKKDWAAAVPLLDKALEGSNSPLWLLARSHAHLELKNYEDALRDAELAYHVAAERGSGRKQMIDAQYRRATIYHRLKQYADSDCCAKWSMLLAEGRPAREDDGVEKNVDADGYYTVTYEDAVADNANQPDYSMRESLKDPGVKDPNAKTIKTGFESQWKRAYTWRTVVLGILKRLPKNDPGRKVHVSKIPPKPELKKVEKKAEPLVVELDSEDEKPVAKPSEPAPGSVPDEKLKLRADFYQSNQNVTVSLFVKGTKKEELNVKFSKNQVQISPIARAAAPYVKPGDREASSTLHLSGEINPAGSRWTATPSKIELVLQKATPGKWGSWGKEEIGIVENADQEEDIEEVTPSSSNQASAPAVKPAAAPAYPTSSRTGPKNWDKLEELEGVEDTESDVNAFFKKLYKDASPEQQRAMMKSFTESNGTALSTDWSDVKGRKVETVPPEGVEVKKWDS from the exons ATGGCGGCTACATCGTACGCCTACCGTGGCCTCGAGGCCGTCGAAAAGAAAGATTGGGCCGCTGCCGTTCCCCTTCTCGACAAGGCGCTGGAGGGTTCAAACTCCCCGCTTTGGCTGTTGGCCCGCTCGCACGCCCACCTCGAACTTAAGAACTATGAGGATGCCCTCCGCGATGCCGAACTTGCGTACCACGTTGCTGCCGAGAGAGGATCTGGGAGAAAGCAAATGATCGATGCCCAGTATCGCCGTGCTACCATTTACCACAGACTCAAGCAATATGCAGACTCGGACTGCTGTGCCAAATGGAGCATGCTCTTGGCAGAGGGTCGCCCAGCTCGTGAGGATGACGGGGTTGAGAAGAACGTTGATGCCGACGGGTACTACACGGTTACATACGAGGATGCGGTTGCCGATAACGCGAACCAGCCGGATTACTCCATGAGGGAGAGCTTGAAAGATCCAGGCGTGAAAGACCCAAATGCAAAGACGATCAAGACTGGGTTTGAGTCACAGTGGAAACGAGCGTATACGTGGAGAACTGTCGTTTTGGGGATTCTTAAGAGGCTGCCGAAGAATGACCCAGGGCGCAAAGTCCATGTTTCCAAGATaccaccaaagccagagctgaagaaggtcgagaagaaggccgagccTCTGGTTGTGGAGCTGgacagcgaggatgagaagccGGTTGCGAAGCCCAGCGAGCCTGCGCCGGGAAGTGTACCCGATGAGAAGCTCAAGCTTCGTGCCGACTTTTACCAGTCCAACCAAAATGTAACAGTTTCACTGTTTGTCAAGGGTacgaagaaggaagagcTTAACGTCAAGTTCTCGAAGAACCAG GTTCAAATATCACCAATTGCTCGCGCCGCGGCCCCATACGTAAAGCCTGGCGACCGCGAGGCTTCCTCGACCTTGCACCTGAGCGGCGAGATCAATCCCGCTGGTTCTCGTTGGACCGCCACCCCATCGAAGATTGAGCTCGTTTTGCAGAAAGCTACACCAGGGAAGTGGGGCTCGTGGGGCAAGGAGGAAATCGGCATCGTAGAGAATGCGGATCAAGAAGAGGATATTGAAGAGGTcaccccttcttcatccaACCAGGCTTCGGCTCCTGCTGTCAAGCCTGCCGCTGCTCCAGCCTACCCCACCAGCAGCCGGACCGGACCTAAGAACTGggacaagctggaggagctggaaggggttgaggacACTGAGAGTGATGTCAATGccttcttcaagaagctTTACAAGGACGCCTCCCCTGAGCAGCAACGCGCCATGATGAAGAGTTTTACTGAGAGTAATGGGACAGCTCTCAGCACGGACTGGAGCGATGtaaaggggaggaaggtggaGACGGTGCCGCCTGAAGGTGTAGAGGTCAAGAAGTGGGATAGTTGA
- the YAR1 gene encoding ankyrin repeat-containing protein (EggNog:ENOG503P7TZ; COG:S; antiSMASH:Cluster_2) has product MASIQFQEEEIDDLIYLARVGDKDELSTILSGIIARQTTDRIPTPADVLAQAVDESSKNTTLHMASANGHVEIVEYILSRFPTADKDQKQAFLDATNEFGNTALHWAALNGHLPIVKLLVENGASVALANDKNYIPLDLASFSEKIDVVDYFLKEVREMEAENAKEGLGEAVADVKVEDGEENESSSKGKEKESS; this is encoded by the exons ATGGCCTCGATCCAatttcaagaagaagaaatcgACGACCTCATCTACCTCGCCCGCGTCGGTGACAAAGACGAGCTCTCCACTATCCTCTCAGGAATCATTGCCCGCCAGACCACCGACAGGATACCCACTCCCGCCGACGTTCTCGCCCAGGCGGTAGACGAGAGCAGCAAGAACACAACCCTGCACATGGCCAGCGCCAACGGTCATGTTG AAATCGTCGAGTACATCCTCTCCCGGTTTCCAACCGCCGACAAGGATCAAAAACAAGCCTTCCTCGACGCCACAAATGAGTTCGGCAACACAGCCCTTCACTGGGCAGCTCTCAACGGCCACCTCCCAATTGTAAAGCTCCTCGTTGAAAACGGTGCGTCTGTTGCGTTGGCCAATGACAAGAACTACATCCCTCTTGACCTGGCGAGCTTCAGCGAGAAGATCGATGTGGTGGATTACTTCCTCAAGGAGGTGCGTGAGATGGAGGCTGAGAATGCAAAGGAGGGTCTTGGGGAGGCTGTGGCGGATGTAAAGGTagaagacggtgaggagAATGAGAGCTCTTCAAAaggaaaggagaaggagtcAAGTTGA
- a CDS encoding uncharacterized protein (antiSMASH:Cluster_2; BUSCO:EOG09262SWJ; COG:S; EggNog:ENOG503NX0G): MSNQDQQPADALINTTDGLAYWESIAPDVNGMLGGFPHISKVDIQGSKNFLAKLGVGAKKRKVERALEGGAGIGRVTTGLLLDGIAQQVDVIEPIQKFTDELKGKTGVGKVWNMGLEQWKMQDGGEKYDLIWIQWCVGHLTDHQLVSFLERCKAALDVEKGGFIVVKENNSTSGKDDFDEVDSSVTREDATFRRIFKEAKLKLVQVELQKGFQSSGLLPVRMYALKPE; this comes from the exons ATGTCGAATCAGGACCAACAACCAGCAGAcgccctcatcaacaccaccgacggcCTCGCCTATTGGGAGTCTATTGCCCCAGATGTGAACGGCATGTTGGGCGGGTTTCCCCACATCAGCAAAGTCGACATCCAAGGCTCAAAAAATTTCTTGGCTAAGCTTGGTGTCGgcgcgaagaagaggaaggtggagagggcgttggaggggggcGCTGG AATAGGCCGGGTGACGACGGGGTTGCTCCTCGATGGCATCGCCCAGCAAGTCGACGTCATTGAGCCGATTCAGAAGTTCACCGATGAGCTCAAGGGGAAGACGGGGGTGGGTAAAGTGTGGAATATGGGGTTGGAGCAGTGGAAAATgcaagatggaggggagaAGTATGACTTGATATGGATCCAGTGGTGCGTGGGGCATTTGACAGATCACCAGCTGGTGAGCTTTCTGGAGCGCTGCAAAGCTGCGTTGGAtgtggaaaaaggggggtttaTTGTTGTGAAGGAGAATAATAGTACAAGTGGGAAGGATGAttttgatgaggtggatAGTAGTGTTACGAG GGAGGACGCGACGTTTAGACGCATCTTCAAGGAGGCCAAGTTGAAGCTCGTGCAGGTTGAGCTGCAGAAGGGGTTTCAGAGTAGTGGGTTGTTGCCAGTTAGGATGTATGCTCTGAAGCCAGAGTAA
- the ERG7 gene encoding Lanosterol synthase (Oxidosqualene--lanosterol cyclase) (EggNog:ENOG503NX15; COG:I; BUSCO:EOG09260SIZ; antiSMASH:Cluster_2) has protein sequence MGKKDAAGVSSETQPLLEKSSTKKRLSFDLTDHVAKRQRIEERTDHTRWRMRDDKGRQSWVYLEDDQALKDWPQSFADKYFLGLPVNAPDLPKPTNPLDAVRNGLEFFEKLQLPSGHWGCEYGGPMFLLPCIVIAWYVTKTPIPWYYATEIKNYLFARANPEDGGWGLHIEGETSVFGTSLNYTVLRIVGVDADHPVMVKARATLHKMGGATHAPHWAKWWLAVMGVAQWDIVNPTPPELWLLPDWVPIAPWRWWIHIRQVFLPMSYLWSKRWQAEETELIRSLRQELFVEDWAKINWASHRNTINPRDNYHPKTWVLNTVNWCLVNIWNPVLRTQAIAKKGEEWAMKLIEMENENTDHADLATVSGPMNTVCLYVKEGPDSYAVRRHRERAHEFLWMKDEGLLANGTNGVQCWDTAFAIQAVMDAGLTEDPRWRPMLMKALEFLDDQQIRENVKDQDKCYRQQRKGGWAFSNKDQGYAVSDCVSEALKSVIILQKTPGFPTLIDDRRIFDAIDTLLTYQNPSGGCSSYEPPRAGTWMEVLNAAEVFGNIMVEYEYPECTTAVVTALSLFRKHWPEYRTKEIERFIERAVKWIKTAQKPHGGWYGSWGICFTYATMFALESLASIGETYKNSDYAKRGCDFLISKQREDGGWSEHYRACETGEYIEHPSGSQVVMTAWAVIALMKADYPNLEHIKKGIKLIMDRQQSNGEWLQEAIEGVFNKSCMISYPNYKFTFTLKALGMFARKYPNETVV, from the exons ATGGGAAAGAAGGATGCTGCGGGAGTGTCCTCGGAaactcaacctctcctcgaGAAGTCCTCCACCAAGAAGCGCCTGAGCTTCGACCTCACCGACCATGTCGCAAAACGCCAAAGAATCGAAGAGCGAACTGACCATACACGATGGCGCATGCGCGACGACAAAGGACGCCAATCATGGGTGTATCTTGAGGACGACCAAGCTCTTAAAGATTGGCCCCAGAGCTTTGCTGACAAGTACTTTCTTGGCCTTCCTGTG AATGCCCCCGATCTCCCAAAGCCGACGAACCCTCTCGATGCGGTCCGAAACGGTCTCGAATTCTTCGAAAAGCTGCAACTGCCCAGCGGTCACTGGGGCTGCGAATATGGCGGTCCCATGTTCCTGCTACCGTGCATCGTTATTGCTTGGTATGTCACCAAGACGCCAATTCCCTGGTATTACGCGACCGAGATCAAGAATTATTTGTTTGCGCGCGCCAATCCCGAAGACGGTGGCTGGGGTCTGCATATCGAGGGCGAGACATCAGTCTTTGGAACATCGCTCAACTACACTGTCCTGCGGATTGTAGGTGTTGATGCGGACCACCCGGTGATGGTCAAGGCTCGCGCCACTCTGCACAAGATGGGAGGAGCGACACATGCCCCCCACTGGGCCAAGTGGTGGTTGGCCGTGATGGGAGTTGCCCAGTGGGATATCGTTAACCCAACACCCCCCGAGTTGTGGCTTCTCCCAGACTGGGTCCCTATTGCcccttggagatggtggatcCACATTCGCCAAGTGTTTCTGCCCATGAGCTATCTGTGGTCCAAGAGGTGGCAGGCTGAGGAAACGGAACTGATCCGCTCCCTTCGGCAAGAGTTGTTTGTGGAGGACTGGGCCAAGATCAATTGGGCTTCGCAccgcaacaccatcaaccccaggGACAACTACCATCCCAAGACGTGGGTGCTCAACACGGTAAACTGGTGTCTTGTCAATATCTGGAACCCAGTTTTGCGGACACAGGCGATTGCTAAGAAGGGCGAGGAGTGGGCCATGAAGCTCATCGAGATGGAGAATGAGAACACCGACCATGCTGATTTGGCCACGGTGTCAGGGCCCATGAACACGGTGTGCCTTTATGTCAAAGAGGGACCCGATTCCTATGCTGTGCGCAGGCATCGCGAGAGAGCCCACGAGTTCCTCTGGATGAAGGACGAGGGTTTGCTTGCCAATGGCACCAACGGTGTTCAGTGTTGGGATACTGCCTTTGCCATTCAGGCTGTGATGGATGCTGGTTTAACCGAGGATCCCCGTTGGCGGCCAATGTTGATGAAGGCGCTCGAGTTCTTGGATGATCAACAGATTCGCGAAAATGTCAAGGACCAGGACAAATGCTATCGCCAACAACGCAAAGGCGGATGGGCCTTTAGCAACAAGGATCAAGGCTATGCTGTCAGCGACTGTGTTTCGGAAGCTCTCAAGTCTGTCATCATTCTCCAGAAGACTCCAGGTTTCCCAACCCTCATTGATGATCGGAGAATCTTTGACGCCATTGACACTCTTCTGACATACCAGAATCCTTCTGGCGGATGCTCGTCATATGAGCCCCCTCGCGCGGGTACTTGGATGGAGGTATTGAACGCTGCTGAGGTGTTTGGCAACATCATGGTCGAGTATGAGTATCCCGAGTGCACAACTGCGGTGGTCACGGCTTTGTCCCTCTTCCGTAAGCACTGGCCGGAATACAGAACCAAAGAGATCGAGCGCTTCATCGAGCGCGCCGTAAAGTGGATCAAGACTGCCCAGAAGCCACATGGTGGGTGGTATGGGAGCTGGGGTATTTGCTTTACTTATGCCACCATGTTTGCCCTTGAGAGTTTGGCCAGCATTGGTGAGACATATAAGAACAGCGATTATGCCAAAAGGGGCTGTGACTTTTTGATCTCCAAACAGAGAGAGGACGGTGGTTGGTCTGAACATTACAGG GCATGTGAGACGGGCGAGTACATTGAGCATCCTTCAGGATCGCAAGTTGTCATGACTGCCTGGGCGGTAATTGCTCTCATGAAGGCAGACTACCCCAATCTTGAACACATCAAGAAAGGTATCAAGCTGATCATGGACCGCCAACAAAGCAATGGCGAGTGGCTTCAAGAAGCCATTGAGGGTGTCTTCAATAAGAGCTGCATGATTTCGTACCCCAACTACAAGTTTACCTTCACCCTGAAGGCTCTGGGCATGTTTGCTCGCAAGTACCCGAACGAAACTGTGGTTTGA
- a CDS encoding uncharacterized protein (COG:S; EggNog:ENOG503PDKN; antiSMASH:Cluster_2), protein MLVTTLLSAMSTLSRAAPTTTTVDSTELGQGPYHYDFGWTKPFISSCSNKTVDVKFRWSIKGLQYTTSSTFMSPTEEQEQKPSIESTYFSFNLTNPAIGGLARCNTTMSGPIPNATHVFWCDKWLSVDAGTVGLYGSRGPRLHLRFHEKTLLLSDGWKCDEPGQRSNGDIQYSARGLVELEYSQCTGASSVTGDWKPGQIYSQKTIGCRADQIDLKPNYLLGVYAADPFFLVIGEW, encoded by the exons ATGCTCGTGACAACCCTTCTTTCCGCCATGTCAACCCTTTCAAGGGCGgcacccaccacaaccaccgtCGACTCAACAGAACTCGGCCAAGGTCCTTACCACTACGACTTCGGCTGGACCAAACCCTTCATCAGCTCCTGCAGCAACAAGACTGTCGATGTCAAGTTCCGCTGGTCCATCAAAGGCCTCCAAtacaccacctcttccacatTCATGTCACCCAccgaagaacaagaacagaAGCCCAGCATCGAGTCGACTTACTTCagcttcaacctcaccaaccccgccatcggGGGCCTAGCTCgctgcaacaccaccatgtcCGGGCCGATACCAAACGCGACCCATGTATTCTGGTGCGACAAGTGGCTTTCAGTCGACGCTGGGACGGTTGGGCTGTATGGGAGCCGTGGTCCACGGCTTCACCTGAGGTTTCATGAGAAGACGCTGTTGCTTAGTGATGGGTGGAAGTGTGATGAGCCAGGGCAGAGAAGTAATGGCGA CATACAATACAGCGCAAGAGGCCTTGTAGAACTGGAATACTCGCAGTGTACTGGGGCATCATCAGTCACCGGTGACTGGAAGCCCGGTCAAATTTATTCGCAAAAGACAATCGGTTGTCGCGCTGACCAGATCGATCTTAAGCCGAATTATCTACTTGGGGTGTA CGCTGCTGACCCGTTTTTCTTGGTTATTGGGGAGTGGTAA
- the SPO11 gene encoding endodeoxyribonuclease (EggNog:ENOG503NZYJ; COG:L; antiSMASH:Cluster_2) gives MDEISTNSTEGYSQGTGTHSQDSSGASSVNYDAVNVVAVAGNGALDRIESLLEAIVDAVTTGNEILIPYRTVRASRPGRSQGPPAARQAGVVRFPGRTIQEAKKFEALLCIIELSHEALLSGMLITKRNIYYQSPDLFGSQAAVDVMVDNLAFTLGVGRGDLNIVATAKGLISGPIMLISRDGSVIDCGLSHSTGILLPSTSEIRSIGFHEVQWILVIEKEATFRTLAAAQYAKNSRAGHGILITAKGFPDLATRRFLSVVHSMRPSLVIFGLADFDPDGISIVRTYQNGSRRLEHENEATVPSLCWLGIKSRDLLSSWQSPAVDDEEDQELYGTTGGESPQLVENSDHQRPAKRPRLSDFRNPSDKVSSLTLRDRKKAGDILRAISSVELPSGGGLEHAQELQRMLMLNIKAEIQAVDSYGDLSTWLDDNLYARMHAD, from the exons ATGGACGAAATATCGACAAATTCAACTGAGGGGTATTCTCAAGGCACTGGTACTCACAGCCAAGATTCATCTGGTGCCTCTTCTGTCAACTACGACGCGGTCAAtgtcgtcgctgtcgctggCAATGGTGCCCTCGACCGAATCGAGTCGCTTCTCGAAGCAATTGTTGATGCTGTCACGACCGGAAACGAAATCCTGATTCCCTACAGAACTGTCCGAGCATCACGCCCCGGGCGCTCACAAGGCCCGCCAGCGGCGCGCCAAGCTGGTGTGGTGAGATTCCCAGGTCGTACCATCCAGGAAGCGAAGAAATTTG AAGCCTTACTATGCATCATTGAGCTTTCCCACGAGGCTTTACTGTCGGGAATGTTGATCACCAAGAG AAACATATACTACCAAAGTCCAGATCTTTTCGGCTCGCAAGCTGCAGTTGATGTCATGGTGGACAATCTTGCTTTCACCCTCGGTGTCGGCCGAGGCGATTTGAACATT GTTGCGACAGCCAAAGGCCTTATTTCAGGCCCCATCATGTTGATCAGTCGAGACGGTTCCGTCATTGACTGTGGGCTCTCTCATAGTACC GGTATTCTTTTGCCATCCACAAGCGAGATCCGGAGCATTGGCTTTCATGAGGTCCAGTGGATTTTGGTGATTGAGAAAGAG GCAACTTTCCGAACTCTTGCTGCAGCTCAATATGCAAAGAACTCCCGAGCAGGTCACGGAATCCTCATCACG GCCAAAGGATTCCCTGACTTGGCCACCCGAAGGTTCCTGTCTGTTGTACATTCCATGCGGCCGAGTCTAGTGATTTTTGGTCTCGCAGACTTTGACCCTGACGGTATTTCCATTGTCCGAACATACCAGAATGGCAGTAGACGCCTAGAGCATGAGAACGAGGCAACTGTCCCCTCGCTCTGCTGGCTTGGGATTAAGAGTCGCGATCTCCTCTCTTCATGGCAAAGTCCAGCAgttgacgatgaggaggaccaAGAATTATATGGAACCACAGGCGGGGAATCTCCTCAATTGGTGGAAA ACTCCGATCATCAGCGGCCGGCAAAAAGACCCAGGCTGTCAGATTTTCGAAATCCAAGCGACAAAGTGTCCTCTCTCACTTTGAGGGACCGAAAGAAAGCTGGCGATATCCTGAGGGCCATTTCCTCTGTCGAGCTGCCCTCCGGCGGCGGGTTGGAACATGCACAGGAACTACAGCGCATGCTGATGTTGAACATCAAAGCTGAGATACAGGCTGTGGACAGTTATGGGGATCTGAGTACCTGGTTGGATGACAATCTCTACGCGAGAATGCACGCGGACTAG